The following coding sequences lie in one Calidithermus timidus DSM 17022 genomic window:
- a CDS encoding pyridoxal phosphate-dependent aminotransferase: MRGLSQRVKALKPSATVAVNAKALELRRQGVDLVAMTAGEPDFDTPQHVKDAAMRAMQAGKTKYAPPAGIPELREAISAKFKRENGLEIPPEQTVVTVGGKQALFNLFQAILDPGDEVIVIGPYWVSYPEMVRFAQGNPVEVLTGPESGFVPDPEEIERKVTPRTKALVLNSPGNPTGAVYPPEVIKAIAELANKHDFYLVSDEIYEHLIYEGEHFSPASIAPERTITVNGAAKAYAMTGWRIGYAGGPKEVIKGIIDVSSQSTTSPDTIAQWAMVEALTNVEASSRFIAMAREAYRKRRDLIVKGLNDIGLTTPMVNGAFYVLCDTSRIDPDESKAALRMLEEAKVAVVPGTDFAAPHHVRFSYATSEANIHKALERLAELLKVG, translated from the coding sequence ATGCGAGGCTTGTCCCAGCGCGTCAAGGCGCTCAAACCCAGTGCTACGGTAGCGGTCAACGCCAAGGCCCTCGAGCTGCGCCGCCAGGGCGTGGACTTAGTCGCCATGACGGCGGGCGAGCCCGATTTCGACACCCCCCAGCACGTCAAGGACGCGGCCATGCGGGCCATGCAGGCGGGCAAGACCAAGTACGCACCCCCGGCGGGCATCCCCGAGCTGCGCGAGGCCATCAGCGCCAAGTTCAAGCGCGAGAACGGGCTGGAGATCCCCCCCGAGCAGACCGTGGTGACGGTGGGCGGTAAGCAGGCCTTGTTCAACCTCTTCCAGGCCATCCTCGATCCCGGCGATGAGGTGATCGTCATCGGGCCCTACTGGGTTTCCTACCCCGAGATGGTGCGCTTCGCGCAGGGCAACCCCGTCGAGGTGCTCACCGGCCCCGAGTCGGGCTTTGTGCCCGACCCCGAGGAGATCGAGCGCAAGGTCACGCCGCGCACCAAGGCGCTGGTGCTCAACTCGCCGGGCAATCCTACCGGCGCGGTGTACCCGCCCGAGGTCATCAAGGCCATCGCCGAGCTGGCCAACAAGCACGACTTCTACCTCGTCTCCGACGAGATCTACGAGCACCTGATTTACGAGGGCGAACACTTCTCCCCGGCCTCTATAGCCCCCGAGCGCACCATCACCGTCAACGGCGCGGCCAAGGCCTACGCCATGACCGGTTGGCGCATCGGCTACGCGGGCGGGCCCAAGGAGGTGATCAAGGGCATCATCGACGTCTCGAGCCAGTCCACCACCTCCCCCGACACCATCGCCCAGTGGGCCATGGTCGAAGCCCTCACCAACGTCGAGGCCTCGAGCCGCTTCATCGCCATGGCCCGCGAGGCTTACCGCAAGCGGCGCGACCTCATCGTAAAGGGCCTCAACGACATCGGCCTCACCACCCCCATGGTCAACGGCGCCTTCTACGTGCTCTGTGACACCAGCCGCATCGACCCCGACGAGAGCAAGGCGGCCTTGCGGATGCTCGAGGAGGCCAAGGTCGCGGTGGTGCCCGGCACCGACTTCGCCGCGCCCCACCACGTGCGCTTCAGCTACGCCACCAGCGAGGCCAACATCCACAAGGCGCTCGAGCGCCTGGCCGAGTTGCTCAAGGTCGGATAA
- a CDS encoding P1 family peptidase: protein MKAGPFNAITDVPGIKVGHYTDAFNLTGVSVVLVEQGAVAGVDVRGSAPGTRETDLLHPANLVEQVQAIVLSGGSAYGLEAAGGVLRYLEERGLGYRVGEREVVPIVPAAALFDLSVGSYAVRPGAEQGYQAALAAHGGPVEQGNVGAGTGAKTGGLKGGLGSASVVLDDGLRIGAIVGANAHGRAWDPVSGELYARWLELGGEFGLKHPPRLIHTPPDYSYMFDSPLQLHNTVIGVVATNARLSKAQAQKVAMMAHDGIARAVTPAHTMFDGDVIFALGTGEVELSTPAQLSRLGALAADVFARALIHGLLHARSVGGLRCYREVYDA from the coding sequence ATGAAAGCGGGTCCATTCAACGCTATTACCGACGTGCCGGGGATCAAGGTGGGGCACTACACCGACGCCTTCAACCTCACCGGCGTGAGCGTGGTCTTGGTCGAGCAGGGGGCAGTGGCCGGGGTGGATGTGCGCGGGAGCGCGCCGGGAACGCGGGAAACCGACCTGCTCCACCCGGCCAACCTGGTCGAGCAGGTACAGGCCATCGTGCTCTCGGGAGGAAGTGCCTATGGCCTCGAGGCCGCCGGCGGCGTGCTGCGCTACCTCGAGGAGCGCGGCCTGGGCTACCGGGTCGGCGAGCGCGAAGTGGTGCCCATCGTGCCGGCGGCGGCGCTCTTCGACCTCTCCGTGGGCAGCTATGCGGTGCGACCGGGCGCTGAGCAGGGCTACCAGGCGGCGCTGGCGGCCCACGGTGGGCCGGTGGAGCAGGGAAACGTGGGAGCTGGGACCGGGGCCAAGACCGGAGGGCTCAAGGGGGGGCTGGGCAGCGCCAGCGTGGTGCTCGACGACGGCCTGCGGATCGGGGCCATCGTGGGGGCCAACGCGCACGGGCGGGCCTGGGACCCCGTGAGCGGGGAACTCTACGCCCGCTGGCTCGAGCTAGGAGGGGAGTTCGGCCTCAAGCACCCGCCACGCCTCATTCACACCCCCCCGGACTACTCCTACATGTTCGACAGCCCCCTCCAGCTGCACAACACCGTGATCGGGGTGGTGGCCACCAACGCTCGACTGAGCAAGGCCCAGGCCCAGAAGGTGGCCATGATGGCTCACGATGGCATCGCCAGGGCCGTCACCCCGGCCCACACCATGTTCGATGGGGACGTGATCTTCGCCCTGGGAACGGGCGAGGTCGAGCTCTCGACGCCGGCTCAGCTCAGTCGCCTGGGGGCCCTGGCCGCCGACGTCTTCGCGCGGGCGCTGATCCACGGCCTGCTGCACGCCCGCTCGGTGGGGGGCTTGCGCTGCTACCGGGAGGTCTATGACGCCTGA
- a CDS encoding M20 family metallopeptidase: MTPEDLAALARRAAEAVEAEEVVRLAQKLVQIESYYPGPGEGPVVAYLEPYLRGLGLRTTVQPVAPGRLNLIADLGEGPGGLILEGHTDVVTHGRLEDWQVPPYAGLIQDGRLYGRGSCDMKGGLAAAIVAATTLKRVLGQPPRTLRLAIPCDEEGLMAGIKAFVKAGYAEGFAGAIVCEPEEMEVCLVQKGAMRVWVHFEGKMAHGAMPYAGINPIPAAAWFVGRMAELQLWLQSTPDHPYLGKGWVTPTVLEASAGEGQFNVMPSYARVGLDIRTNPDHDHARIYRMLEAEQLECMRSFPGVLVGLEVFEDRPPTQTDPAQAVVRATEQALSLLGMPVCYGGVPGATDGTYLWAWANLPIVTIGPGGRRTPHQANEFVEIDDLVAAARLYTAISVLMLYRD; this comes from the coding sequence ATGACGCCTGAGGACCTCGCCGCCCTCGCCCGCCGCGCCGCCGAGGCGGTGGAGGCTGAAGAGGTGGTGAGGCTAGCGCAGAAGCTCGTGCAGATCGAGAGTTACTACCCTGGCCCCGGCGAAGGGCCGGTGGTGGCCTACCTCGAGCCCTACCTGCGCGGGCTGGGTTTGAGGACCACCGTGCAGCCGGTGGCTCCGGGCCGCCTCAACCTCATCGCCGACCTGGGCGAGGGGCCGGGTGGCCTGATCCTCGAGGGTCACACCGACGTGGTGACCCACGGGCGGCTGGAGGACTGGCAGGTGCCCCCCTACGCCGGGCTCATCCAGGACGGCAGGCTCTACGGGCGCGGCTCGTGCGACATGAAGGGTGGGCTGGCGGCGGCCATCGTCGCGGCGACCACCCTCAAGCGGGTGCTGGGTCAACCTCCCCGTACCCTGCGGCTCGCCATTCCCTGCGATGAGGAGGGTTTGATGGCGGGCATCAAAGCCTTCGTCAAGGCCGGCTATGCCGAGGGCTTTGCCGGGGCCATCGTCTGCGAGCCGGAGGAGATGGAGGTATGCCTGGTGCAGAAGGGGGCCATGCGGGTATGGGTGCATTTTGAGGGCAAGATGGCCCACGGGGCCATGCCTTATGCCGGAATCAACCCCATCCCGGCTGCCGCCTGGTTCGTAGGCCGCATGGCCGAGCTGCAGCTATGGTTGCAATCCACCCCCGACCACCCCTACCTGGGCAAGGGCTGGGTTACGCCCACGGTGCTCGAGGCCAGCGCGGGGGAGGGGCAGTTCAACGTGATGCCGAGCTACGCCCGCGTGGGGCTGGACATCCGCACCAACCCCGACCACGACCACGCGCGCATTTACCGGATGCTCGAGGCCGAGCAGCTGGAGTGCATGCGAAGCTTTCCCGGGGTGCTGGTGGGGCTCGAGGTCTTCGAGGATCGCCCTCCCACCCAGACCGACCCCGCGCAGGCGGTGGTGCGGGCGACCGAGCAGGCCCTCTCTTTACTGGGGATGCCGGTGTGTTATGGTGGAGTTCCGGGCGCGACCGATGGGACTTATCTCTGGGCCTGGGCCAACTTGCCCATCGTCACCATCGGGCCGGGCGGGCGGAGAACGCCCCACCAGGCCAACGAGTTCGTAGAGATAGACGACCTCGTCGCCGCGGCGCGACTATACACCGCGATTTCCGTTCTGATGCTCTACAGGGACTGA
- a CDS encoding ABC transporter substrate-binding protein, producing the protein MTKGWFWVLVLLLGLAVAQNRGGSLTVAIQTEPTVFDPSQAAGADIARMVYDNVLQGLVKRNVKGEIVPSLAERWTVSASSLTYTFYLRKGVKFHDRTPFDAADVVAKFNRAKDPDTKRSGHIRPELYRDIASVSAPDSYTVVFTLKQPNQDFLFTLSLPESTIGPRERKLEEQRVRPIGTGPFRFAAWERGVGVRLERNEAYYIPNLPYLDRVNFRFMGDGDAQLAALRAGDIDVIAYSMLPENAQILSRDPRFKVFSGSGTAEAVASMNNSRPPFNDIRVRRAMEYAVNKDELIQGAMLGYGTKIGSMRSPGEACYEDLSNFYTYDPNRARQLLAEAGYNAQNPLKFTFTLAAEFPYERRIGEALAAQLNRLGVVQVSIQVVDFGTWIQKAFLAADYQMTIIGHVEANDIGRYANPNYYWRYNSPQVQQLYTTYLRTNDPKKACDALKAMQRKLAEDAVSIWTMSLPALGAYRANVMNWPGASLSPGILLAEVYLAK; encoded by the coding sequence ATGACGAAAGGTTGGTTTTGGGTACTGGTGCTGCTCTTGGGCCTGGCCGTCGCGCAGAACCGGGGGGGGAGCCTCACCGTGGCCATCCAGACCGAGCCCACGGTGTTCGACCCCAGCCAGGCCGCCGGGGCCGACATCGCGCGCATGGTCTACGACAACGTGCTGCAGGGGCTGGTCAAGCGCAACGTCAAGGGCGAGATCGTGCCCTCGCTGGCCGAGCGCTGGACGGTTTCGGCCAGCAGTCTGACCTACACCTTTTACCTGCGCAAAGGGGTCAAATTCCACGACAGAACGCCCTTCGATGCCGCCGACGTGGTGGCCAAGTTCAACCGGGCCAAAGACCCCGACACCAAGCGCAGCGGGCACATCCGGCCCGAGCTCTACCGCGACATCGCCTCGGTGAGCGCGCCGGACAGCTACACGGTGGTCTTCACCCTCAAGCAGCCCAACCAGGACTTCCTCTTCACCCTCTCCCTGCCCGAGAGCACCATTGGCCCCCGCGAGCGCAAGCTCGAGGAGCAGAGGGTCAGGCCCATCGGCACCGGCCCCTTCCGCTTCGCGGCTTGGGAGCGTGGGGTGGGGGTGCGGCTGGAGCGCAACGAGGCGTACTACATCCCTAACCTGCCCTACCTCGACCGGGTCAACTTCCGCTTCATGGGCGATGGCGATGCCCAGCTCGCGGCCTTACGGGCGGGCGACATCGACGTCATCGCTTACTCCATGCTGCCCGAAAACGCCCAGATCCTCTCGCGCGACCCTCGCTTCAAGGTCTTCAGCGGTAGCGGCACCGCCGAGGCCGTGGCCTCGATGAACAACTCGAGGCCCCCCTTCAACGACATCCGGGTGCGGCGGGCCATGGAGTACGCCGTCAACAAGGACGAGCTGATCCAGGGGGCCATGCTGGGCTACGGCACCAAGATCGGCTCGATGCGCTCGCCGGGCGAGGCCTGTTACGAAGACCTCTCGAACTTCTACACCTACGATCCCAACCGCGCGCGGCAGTTGCTGGCCGAAGCCGGCTACAACGCCCAGAACCCCTTGAAGTTCACCTTCACCCTGGCCGCCGAGTTCCCCTACGAGCGCCGCATCGGCGAGGCGCTGGCCGCCCAGCTCAACCGGCTGGGCGTGGTGCAGGTCAGCATCCAGGTCGTCGATTTCGGCACCTGGATCCAGAAGGCCTTCCTGGCTGCCGACTACCAGATGACCATCATCGGGCACGTCGAGGCCAACGACATCGGGCGCTACGCCAACCCGAACTACTACTGGCGCTACAACAGCCCCCAGGTCCAGCAGCTCTACACCACCTACCTGCGCACCAACGACCCCAAGAAGGCCTGTGACGCGCTCAAGGCCATGCAGCGCAAGCTGGCCGAGGACGCGGTGAGCATCTGGACCATGAGCCTGCCCGCGCTGGGGGCCTACCGCGCCAACGTGATGAACTGGCCCGGCGCTTCGCTGAGCCCCGGCATCCTGCTGGCCGAGGTGTATTTGGCTAAGTGA